The region TCGCCAGAAAACCGCGAAAGAGGATCTCCTCCGAGAGCGACGTCTGGATCGCCGCGTACAACACCATCAGGATCGCCGTTCGCGCCGTGAACCCCTGTTCGATCAGCTGCCCCGTGACCGTGTTGGGCGCCGTCAGCATCCCCCGCAGGGCCGGCGCGGCAAAGATCGCAAGCATCGCCGGGGTCAGCACCAGCGCCAGCACCACCGCCAGGCTGAGTGTCCGCCGCTCCGGCCGCTTCAGCCCCAGGTACTCCCAGAACCCCCGCGCCCGCCTGCGGGTCACCAGGTAGACGGCGAAGGGGATGGCCGTGAACACCAGAACCTGGATGACCGAAGAAAGAACGGCTGAAATCACGGTGCCTTCGCGGCTCGGGGGGTGTGCCGCCGGGCGGGTTCCCGGCACCTCCGCGCGATACACGGAGCGTGCCGGGTGCGGGCCCCGCTACGCGGCCTTCGCCGGGGCGCTCGCGATCAGCTCGCGCAGGTCGCGCCCCCCCAGCACCTTCTCGGCCGGGAAGCTGGGGAGCTCCCACACGTTCTCCCACCCCTCGTCGAAGGTCACCGTCACCTTCTTCTTGGCGTTCCCCATCTCGGGGAGGTACTTGGTGACGCAGAACAGCGTGGGACGGTTGTCCTCGAAGGCGGAGCGCTGGACCGTGATGTCCTCCGGCACCTCCACGCCGCGGCGGCTCAGCTCCTCACGGCTGATCAGCACGCTGCGGATGAAGTACTCGCGCAGCTCGGGGGGCACGGCGGCGAGCTCCGCCAGGACCGTCTGGAACTCCGGCTTCTCGATGAAAGCCGTGATGTCGGCAAGTGCTGCCTGGATGTTCTTCGCCAGTTGCTTCGCGTCGAGCATGGGGTGTACTCCTCCCGGATCGTGGAGCCGGACCTCGTGGGGCCGGCGAAAAAGGGACGTGGGTGTCCGCCGCCGGCGCGGGCCCCGGCCATCCGGAGCCCGCGCCAGCCGCCGGGGTCAGACCGACTCGCCGTACGAGACGCAGAGGATGAAGCCGAGCGAGGCGCACAGCGTGCCCGCGCGCGCCAGGTCCATCGACTCCTCTTCCATGCGCGGGGTCGCCGAGTCCGAGGTGAAGACGGCCTCCGAGTTGATCACCGCGGCGTGCGGGTTCTCGAAGACGCGCACCACGGCG is a window of Longimicrobium sp. DNA encoding:
- a CDS encoding CPBP family intramembrane glutamic endopeptidase, translating into MISAVLSSVIQVLVFTAIPFAVYLVTRRRARGFWEYLGLKRPERRTLSLAVVLALVLTPAMLAIFAAPALRGMLTAPNTVTGQLIEQGFTARTAILMVLYAAIQTSLSEEILFRGFLAKRLIAWLGFRWGNLAQALLFGSVHLLLFAGPAGQALTPARLAAVLATTSAVGWLLGWLNERRGNGSIVPSWLAHGLTNLITYTGLAVWWGSA